A portion of the Chondrinema litorale genome contains these proteins:
- a CDS encoding nucleotide pyrophosphohydrolase has product MTIKEAQEVVDKWINTTGVRYFNELTNTAILMEEVGEVARIMARKYGEQSFKKSDESVNLPDEMADVLFVLICLANQTGIDLTEALEKNLEKKSIRDKDRHKNNEKLK; this is encoded by the coding sequence ATGACGATTAAAGAAGCACAAGAAGTAGTAGACAAATGGATTAACACCACCGGCGTGCGATATTTTAATGAGTTGACCAATACGGCAATCTTAATGGAAGAAGTGGGCGAAGTGGCCAGAATTATGGCCAGAAAATACGGTGAGCAATCCTTTAAGAAATCTGATGAATCTGTAAACCTCCCAGATGAAATGGCGGATGTTTTATTTGTGCTCATCTGTCTTGCCAACCAAACTGGAATAGACTTAACAGAAGCTCTTGAAAAAAATCTAGAAAAAAAAAGCATCCGCGATAAAGATCGCCACAAAAATAATGAGAAGTTGAAGTAA